Proteins co-encoded in one Astyanax mexicanus isolate ESR-SI-001 chromosome 1, AstMex3_surface, whole genome shotgun sequence genomic window:
- the trib2 gene encoding tribbles homolog 2, translated as MNIQRSNPINISRYGRSRHKAHEFEELSCIRTTESSQSFSPNLGSPSPPETPDSSHCISCIGNYLLLEPLEGDHVFRAAHLHSGEELVCKVFDISRYQESLAAYFVLGAHQNINQIVEILLGDTRAYVFFERSHGDMHSFVRTCKKLREEEAARLFYQIVSAVAHCHDNGLVLRDLKLRKFVFKNEERNLVKLESLEDTYLLEGSDDSLSDKHGCPAYVSPEILNASGSYSGKAADVWSLGVMLYTILVGRYPFHDVEPSSLFSKIRRGQFSIPETLTPKARCLIRSILRREPGERLTSREILEHPWFLAATSQPGTGHSRGEREVDQMVPEANMEEELEQYFS; from the exons ATGAACATACAGAGGTCAAATCCCATTAACATTTCGCGTTATGGGAGATCGAGGCACAAAGCGCACGAGTTCGAGGAATTGTCTTGCATAAGGACAACCGAGTCGAGCCAGAGCTTCAGCCCCAATTTAGGATCCCCCAGCCCCCCGGAGACCCCGGACTCGTCGCACTGCATCTCGTGCATTGGAAATTACCTTTTGTTGGAGCCGCTCGAGGGAGACCACGTTTTCAGGGCCGCCCACTTGCACAGTGGGGAAGAGCTCGTCTGCAAG gtcTTTGATATCAGCCGATATCAAGAGTCCCTTGCTGCCTATTTTGTGCTGGGCGCCCACCAGAACATCAACCAAATAGTGGAGATCCTCCTGGGGGACACGCGTGCGTACGTGTTCTTCGAGCGGAGCCATGGGGACATGCACTCCTTCGTCCGCACGTGCAAAAAACTGCGGGAGGAAGAGGCTGCCAGACTATTCTATCAGATAGTCTCAGCCGTGGCACACTGCCATGACAACGGCCTGGTTCTTAGAGACCTCAAGCTGAGGAAGTTCGTCTTCAAGAACGAGGAAAG GAACCTTGTGAAGTTGGAAAGTTTGGAAGACACATACCTCTTGGAAGGAAGTGATGACTCTCTCTCAGACAAACACGGCTGTCCGGCCTACGTAAGCCCGGAGATCCTCAATGCTAGTGGCAGCTACTCTGGGAAGGCGGCAGACGTGTGGAGCCTGGGCGTCATGCTGTACACAATCCTCGTCGGTCGCTACCCCTTCCACGACGTGGAACCCAGTTCACTCTTCAGCAAGATCCGCCGTGGCCAGTTTAGCATCCCGGAGACATTAACGCCCAAGGCCCGCTGCCTGATCCGCAGCATTCTCCGGCGTGAACCGGGCGAACGTCTAACTTCCCGGGAGATCCTGGAACACCCCTGGTTTCTGGCTGCCACCAGCCAGCCTGGAACAGGCCACAGCAGGGGAGAGCGTGAGGTGGACCAGATGGTGCCAGAGGCCAAcatggaggaggagctggagcagtacTTCAGCtga